A part of Paenibacillus donghaensis genomic DNA contains:
- a CDS encoding PhoH family protein, whose translation MNNKFVIDTNALLLYLSMIDLDGEIIIPEIVLHELDRLKIGDSDTSYRARQAVRALKSKDSIIYDHEFGKQHPAALLSNDDVIVQCAVKHSAKLISGDFLAQLKATALGVEIYEPDGNTEEYSGYEEIVMDDNEIAEFYENMDINKYEINENQYIIIRNESGKLIEIAKWNGNKYITIRQGKYKTDMFGDFKPYDEHQICAMDSLETNQMTMIKGKAGAGKSVIALNYAWSQLEKNKYDKLIIFTNPVAAKNSAKLGYYPGTRDEKLLFSQTGTMLSAKFGGIEEVQHQIQTGKLVLLPFSDIRGFDSTGLKAIIWIIESQNLDIELMKTGISRVGDDCKLILDGDYYGQVDMDVYAGFNNGMRRVSEVYRGLDFYGEVELQHVHRSQMAKYADLL comes from the coding sequence ATGAACAATAAATTTGTGATTGATACGAACGCCCTTCTTCTATATTTGTCTATGATTGATTTAGATGGCGAAATTATTATCCCAGAAATCGTATTACACGAATTGGATAGGCTAAAAATCGGAGACAGTGACACCTCTTATCGCGCTAGACAAGCAGTGAGAGCGCTGAAATCGAAAGACAGTATCATTTATGATCATGAATTCGGGAAACAACATCCAGCAGCTCTATTGAGCAATGATGATGTCATTGTGCAGTGTGCGGTTAAACATTCTGCGAAACTTATTAGTGGTGATTTTCTGGCACAGTTAAAAGCAACAGCTTTAGGTGTGGAAATATATGAACCAGATGGCAACACAGAAGAGTATTCTGGATATGAAGAAATTGTTATGGATGACAATGAAATCGCTGAATTTTATGAAAATATGGATATTAATAAATACGAAATTAATGAGAACCAATACATAATTATTAGAAACGAATCAGGTAAGTTAATTGAGATAGCAAAATGGAATGGAAATAAATACATCACTATTAGACAGGGAAAATATAAGACTGATATGTTTGGAGATTTCAAACCATACGACGAACATCAAATTTGTGCTATGGATTCTCTCGAAACAAACCAAATGACTATGATTAAAGGTAAGGCTGGCGCTGGTAAAAGTGTAATTGCATTAAATTACGCTTGGAGTCAACTTGAGAAAAATAAATATGACAAACTCATCATTTTCACAAATCCAGTTGCTGCTAAGAATAGTGCAAAACTTGGCTACTATCCCGGTACGAGAGACGAAAAACTTTTATTTTCACAGACGGGCACAATGCTATCTGCCAAATTTGGAGGAATTGAAGAAGTTCAACATCAAATTCAAACTGGCAAACTAGTTCTCCTACCATTCTCTGACATCCGTGGTTTCGACTCTACTGGACTCAAAGCAATAATCTGGATTATCGAATCTCAAAATCTAGATATTGAACTTATGAAGACAGGTATTTCCCGTGTCGGAGATGATTGTAAATTAATTTTAGACGGGGATTACTATGGTCAGGTTGATATGGATGTCTATGCAGGATTCAACAATGGCATGAGACGAGTTAGTGAAGTGTATCGTGGGCTTGACTTCTATGGAGAAGTTGAACTTCAACATGTTCATCGTTCTCAAATGGCTAAATATGCGGACTTACTATAG
- a CDS encoding RsfA family transcriptional regulator → MKRKDQWSHSDDTILSKTVLENISNGKTQLQAFDTVSETLGKTSAACGFRWNSEVRKRFAIEIKEAKVIRQSIKSTPTRNNVKFDDRISLDKVILSLLRIKQEYEVMKQNLAEKDKIIYEFESEKKLLAPDLNDDMRHFLQILKRSSILDNLTNVNQKDPAS, encoded by the coding sequence GTGAAGAGAAAAGATCAATGGAGCCATAGCGATGATACCATACTCTCAAAAACTGTTCTAGAAAATATAAGCAACGGAAAAACACAGCTTCAAGCTTTTGACACAGTCTCAGAGACTCTGGGTAAGACTTCTGCGGCTTGCGGCTTTCGTTGGAACAGCGAAGTACGTAAAAGATTTGCGATCGAAATCAAGGAAGCGAAGGTAATTAGACAAAGTATTAAGAGTACGCCCACAAGAAACAATGTAAAATTTGATGATCGAATTTCATTGGATAAGGTTATATTATCTTTACTTCGTATTAAACAAGAATATGAAGTGATGAAGCAGAATCTCGCAGAGAAGGATAAAATTATTTACGAATTCGAATCAGAAAAGAAGCTACTCGCACCTGATTTGAACGACGATATGAGACACTTTCTTCAAATCCTTAAAAGATCAAGTATTTTAGATAATTTAACAAATGTAAACCAAAAAGACCCTGCCAGTTAA
- a CDS encoding Rha family transcriptional regulator yields MRRLTKLRVDDLILENGQLVFEQDGRLVTDSLVLTQEFEKEHKNVVRDIQVQIEKLIEAGEEGFARLNFEHTLYKHEQNGQMYTKVNMTEEGFVIVAMSYITPKAMKAKVKFINEFKRMKTQLNNPAQQYLALSEEDRAIAYFSELKEKKQLQLQVEENKPLVTFAETVLKSKDNILVRELSKIIQDEGINIGEKKLYNKLREWKLILKNSVNNEPSQYAMNQKLFVVEERTIDTSYGEKITKTTKVTPKGQVYIIEKLKSELNN; encoded by the coding sequence GTGAGACGCTTAACAAAATTGAGAGTGGATGATTTGATTTTGGAGAATGGACAATTAGTATTTGAACAAGATGGAAGATTAGTAACCGATAGTTTAGTTTTGACACAAGAATTTGAAAAGGAACATAAGAATGTTGTGCGAGATATTCAAGTGCAAATTGAGAAATTAATTGAAGCAGGTGAAGAGGGTTTTGCTCGGCTCAACTTTGAGCACACCCTCTATAAACATGAACAGAATGGGCAAATGTATACTAAGGTTAACATGACGGAAGAAGGATTTGTTATTGTTGCAATGTCCTATATTACACCAAAAGCAATGAAAGCAAAGGTTAAGTTTATCAACGAGTTTAAAAGAATGAAAACTCAATTAAATAATCCGGCACAACAATATTTAGCTTTATCTGAAGAAGACAGAGCGATTGCCTATTTCTCGGAGTTAAAAGAGAAGAAACAGTTGCAATTACAAGTTGAAGAAAATAAACCGCTTGTAACGTTTGCCGAAACTGTATTGAAAAGTAAAGATAATATATTGGTCAGAGAATTGAGCAAGATTATTCAGGATGAAGGAATTAATATTGGTGAGAAGAAATTATATAATAAACTGCGTGAATGGAAACTGATCCTAAAGAATAGTGTTAATAATGAACCAAGTCAATATGCGATGAATCAAAAATTGTTTGTAGTAGAAGAAAGGACTATTGATACTTCATATGGAGAGAAGATCACTAAGACTACAAAGGTAACTCCTAAAGGCCAAGTATACATAATTGAGAAGCTGAAAAGCGAATTAAATAATTAG
- a CDS encoding DUF433 domain-containing protein: MNINEISEYSEFFNTWTPLEGYKYIGVKDGVCWGLPTIIGTRIMPRNIVCYGTVAEIVSDFDLTEEEVREALAYVAANEVPRRKSDLIRRGVQQ; the protein is encoded by the coding sequence ATGAACATAAATGAAATAAGCGAGTACAGTGAGTTTTTTAATACATGGACACCACTAGAGGGCTATAAATATATTGGAGTAAAAGATGGAGTATGTTGGGGATTACCAACCATTATAGGTACTAGAATTATGCCGAGAAACATCGTGTGTTATGGAACTGTTGCTGAGATTGTAAGTGACTTTGATCTAACTGAAGAGGAAGTAAGAGAGGCGTTAGCATATGTAGCAGCTAACGAAGTACCCAGACGAAAGTCTGATTTGATTAGAAGGGGAGTCCAACAATGA
- a CDS encoding N-6 DNA methylase — MYEISDKVVPQNKRKEINEKIQFMIQNDSCSKYGISKQNIYDLHSGSGGLHGLEFKDFDSFYSFTEAKKLREVGEFFTPHQLSKFLVNCLKIDQHQLVADLTAGSGNFINWLPNQQNVYANELNINNYRIMKYLYPEINATCSDIREYNPGITFDCIIGNPPYNLKLHINRTEYLSQLYYCMKAHELLKPCGILALIVPVSFLADDFSDSGMIRQMNDMYDFIYQVELPSDSFKSTGVDKFRTKIMFFSKKSEHVTSDKPYNNSISMLGSISDANRESIYNKYIAPVIENKERLKHKLFFEQMQINQKDNKNDIEFQSKVTKYLFDIKRTKSINKNYTKCVEYVNKFHNQKKPEGIKFEEWEKVRLTPNKVLSYLKRVLKNQHKVEQDCIKLVKTNSGLKLKGYSHKNKIYLSRFTGTKEVSFNNMILKGEYPFEDQKYRKLLNKKIKAYKQQSKPFKDMEQVDYISEWLNKYRLNDSLNDRIIELNDIQKKDIGKILQKRYGLLQWDCGGGKSLAAIAYAQYHLQHKHVKNMFIVAPAIAITGTFESVLTSYGIPFVKVDSLKSIASIKPSDIVLVTFNMLVKYQVQIKKLIRLNGRKIGLVLDESDSIATMTSKRTKATLNVFKNAKYKLLTTGTSVRNSIGEAFPQFNLLFNSSVNFINHCEDIYVQDKKTKELKTERNVHYLKPYPQYRKGQNLFQESHIPEKITVFGVSQATQHIYNSDILKNLIDSTIITRTFEEITGRSIANIYQDTCTFNNHEYVLYKKIIEEFYEMARKVNKTVNSRKDRMLEILQQLNMLIRSCSASHLFDEYEGKGYSSKFKKVFSMIKKWDSEPVVIGCRFKKTVYSYARCIKELFPDRTLFIVTGEDMSLKQRKEMIIEMKKEINPIMVCTQQSLSSSVSINYVNKIIVTELAWNGASLHQFTARFIRFDSESDNKEIHYVTYDNSIENNLLKLILSKEKLNLFMKDDDISDDELFDRFGVDSGILNMLMTKEKDNNGYTRLNWGEQNIV, encoded by the coding sequence ATGTATGAAATTTCAGATAAAGTAGTACCACAAAACAAGCGCAAAGAAATAAACGAAAAGATTCAGTTTATGATACAGAATGATAGTTGTTCAAAATATGGAATATCTAAGCAAAATATATACGACTTGCATTCAGGTTCGGGCGGTTTGCATGGTTTAGAATTTAAAGACTTTGATTCCTTTTACTCATTCACTGAAGCCAAGAAGTTAAGAGAAGTCGGAGAATTCTTTACGCCTCACCAATTATCTAAATTTCTCGTTAACTGCTTAAAGATTGATCAACATCAATTAGTTGCAGATTTAACGGCAGGAAGCGGTAACTTTATTAACTGGTTACCTAATCAGCAAAATGTATATGCTAATGAATTGAATATAAATAACTATAGAATTATGAAATATCTATACCCTGAAATTAACGCAACATGTAGTGATATCCGAGAATATAACCCAGGAATAACCTTCGATTGTATTATAGGTAATCCGCCCTATAACCTTAAATTACACATCAATAGGACTGAATATCTAAGCCAGTTATATTATTGCATGAAGGCCCATGAACTTCTGAAGCCATGCGGGATACTGGCATTAATTGTTCCAGTTTCTTTTCTAGCAGATGATTTTTCAGATAGTGGGATGATAAGGCAAATGAATGATATGTATGACTTCATTTATCAAGTCGAGTTACCTTCTGATTCTTTTAAGTCTACAGGAGTTGATAAATTCCGCACAAAAATTATGTTCTTTTCTAAAAAGAGTGAACATGTAACAAGTGATAAACCATACAACAATAGTATCTCAATGTTAGGTAGTATTTCGGATGCAAACAGAGAATCAATTTACAACAAATACATAGCTCCAGTAATAGAAAATAAAGAAAGACTAAAACATAAATTATTCTTTGAACAGATGCAGATTAACCAAAAAGATAATAAGAATGATATAGAATTTCAATCAAAAGTTACAAAATACCTATTCGATATTAAGCGAACAAAAAGTATTAATAAGAATTACACAAAGTGTGTTGAGTATGTAAATAAATTTCATAATCAAAAGAAACCCGAAGGAATTAAATTCGAAGAATGGGAAAAAGTACGGCTAACACCAAACAAAGTATTGTCATATCTGAAACGAGTGTTAAAGAATCAACATAAAGTGGAACAAGACTGTATTAAATTAGTTAAAACCAATAGCGGCCTAAAGCTAAAGGGATATTCACACAAAAATAAAATCTACTTGTCGAGGTTTACAGGGACAAAAGAAGTTAGTTTTAACAATATGATTTTAAAGGGTGAATACCCGTTTGAGGATCAAAAATATAGAAAATTATTGAATAAGAAAATTAAAGCATATAAGCAACAAAGTAAGCCATTCAAAGATATGGAGCAAGTTGATTATATTTCTGAATGGTTGAATAAATATAGGCTTAATGACTCTCTGAATGACCGCATAATTGAGTTAAACGATATTCAAAAGAAAGACATAGGCAAGATACTTCAGAAGCGTTACGGCCTGTTACAGTGGGACTGTGGAGGTGGTAAGTCTTTGGCAGCTATTGCCTATGCCCAATATCATTTACAACACAAGCATGTTAAAAATATGTTTATTGTTGCTCCTGCAATTGCAATAACTGGCACGTTCGAATCTGTTTTAACTAGTTATGGAATTCCATTCGTTAAGGTTGATTCATTAAAATCCATAGCAAGCATAAAGCCTTCTGATATCGTTTTAGTGACGTTTAATATGCTAGTTAAATACCAAGTACAAATAAAGAAATTGATTCGATTAAATGGGCGAAAAATTGGCCTAGTGTTGGATGAATCTGACAGCATAGCGACAATGACAAGCAAAAGAACTAAAGCAACCTTAAATGTATTTAAGAATGCAAAATATAAACTTTTGACAACTGGAACCAGTGTTCGAAATTCAATAGGAGAGGCATTTCCACAATTCAATTTATTGTTTAATTCATCGGTGAATTTTATAAATCACTGTGAAGATATCTACGTACAGGATAAAAAAACTAAAGAATTAAAAACAGAACGAAATGTACACTATTTAAAACCATACCCACAATATCGCAAGGGGCAAAACCTATTCCAGGAAAGCCATATACCAGAGAAAATAACTGTCTTTGGTGTATCTCAGGCAACACAACATATTTATAACTCTGATATATTAAAAAACCTTATTGACTCAACCATTATTACTAGAACATTTGAAGAGATAACAGGTAGATCTATAGCCAATATTTATCAGGATACATGTACATTTAATAATCATGAGTATGTATTATACAAAAAGATAATTGAAGAATTTTACGAAATGGCTAGAAAAGTAAATAAGACAGTGAATTCAAGGAAAGATAGAATGTTAGAAATTTTACAACAACTTAATATGCTTATTAGAAGTTGCAGCGCTTCGCACTTATTCGATGAATATGAAGGAAAGGGTTATTCGTCTAAGTTTAAAAAAGTTTTCTCTATGATTAAAAAGTGGGATAGTGAACCCGTTGTAATCGGTTGTAGATTCAAGAAGACTGTCTATAGTTACGCTAGATGCATTAAAGAACTATTTCCAGATCGCACATTATTCATTGTTACAGGGGAGGATATGAGTCTTAAGCAGCGCAAAGAAATGATAATTGAAATGAAAAAGGAAATTAACCCTATCATGGTTTGCACTCAGCAATCACTTTCAAGCAGTGTTAGTATAAATTATGTAAACAAAATCATAGTCACGGAATTAGCATGGAATGGCGCCAGTTTACACCAATTTACAGCGAGGTTTATTCGTTTTGACTCGGAGTCAGATAATAAAGAAATACATTATGTAACTTACGATAATAGCATAGAAAATAATTTGCTTAAATTGATTCTCAGCAAAGAAAAATTGAATTTATTCATGAAAGATGATGACATAAGCGATGATGAATTGTTTGATCGTTTTGGGGTTGATTCTGGAATACTTAACATGCTAATGACTAAAGAGAAAGATAACAACGGATATACGAGGTTGAATTGGGGAGAACAAAATATAGTATAG
- a CDS encoding helix-turn-helix domain-containing protein encodes MQTFSLNNQFGYLIKELRNKRKWSLRQAGSKSGLSAAYISMLERGQHSTSGKEIKVTPETISKLAAAYEYPYNILMIRAGYRETDEKKDFFYKETTPKEITIHESEANYDAYLESLQNIINPPVNNPPFSFFEETIGERIRKLRDEKKISAKDLSSELTQTSNKDGFFTFRFFEEEEILRIEDDELKPDSDFIIAISEYYKVSCDWILRGKEFEHDKTKLTNENKLLNEKQDIANNIIKQLHELKHTVNRMSIDLNETLEVAASIEDKEKAQSD; translated from the coding sequence TTGCAAACATTCAGTTTAAATAACCAATTCGGATATCTTATAAAAGAATTGAGAAATAAAAGAAAGTGGTCTCTACGACAGGCTGGAAGTAAATCGGGATTGAGTGCTGCATATATATCTATGTTAGAGCGTGGGCAACATTCGACTAGTGGCAAGGAGATAAAGGTAACACCCGAGACAATATCGAAATTAGCGGCGGCTTATGAATATCCTTATAATATTCTGATGATTCGTGCGGGTTACAGAGAGACTGATGAAAAGAAAGATTTTTTTTATAAGGAAACCACACCTAAAGAAATCACTATCCATGAAAGCGAAGCAAACTATGATGCTTATCTTGAATCATTACAAAATATTATTAATCCTCCAGTCAATAATCCTCCTTTTAGTTTTTTTGAGGAAACAATAGGAGAAAGAATCAGAAAATTACGTGATGAAAAGAAAATATCGGCGAAAGATTTATCAAGCGAATTAACTCAAACCTCAAATAAAGATGGATTTTTTACTTTTAGATTTTTCGAAGAAGAGGAAATTTTACGAATTGAAGATGACGAATTAAAACCAGATTCAGATTTTATCATTGCTATATCAGAATACTATAAAGTTTCTTGTGATTGGATATTGAGAGGAAAGGAATTTGAACATGATAAAACCAAACTAACAAATGAAAACAAATTACTCAACGAAAAGCAAGATATAGCCAATAATATAATTAAACAACTTCACGAATTGAAACATACAGTTAATCGAATGTCAATTGATCTAAATGAGACCTTAGAAGTCGCCGCATCAATCGAAGACAAAGAAAAGGCGCAAAGTGATTAA
- a CDS encoding HU family DNA-binding protein has translation MNKQDLIVEVSNKTGLAKKDATAAVEAVFETITGALASGEKVGIYGFGNFEVRERAARPGTNLSLLTKLKEQGVDAETAKAQAAIQIEASKAPAFKPSTALKNSVKQ, from the coding sequence ATGAATAAACAAGATTTGATCGTAGAGGTTTCTAACAAAACAGGACTGGCAAAGAAAGACGCTACAGCAGCGGTAGAAGCAGTTTTTGAAACAATCACAGGGGCGCTTGCATCAGGAGAAAAAGTTGGTATTTACGGTTTCGGTAATTTCGAAGTACGCGAACGTGCTGCTCGCCCTGGAACAAATCTTAGTCTGCTGACTAAACTAAAAGAGCAAGGTGTTGACGCTGAAACAGCTAAGGCACAGGCTGCTATTCAAATTGAGGCTTCAAAAGCACCTGCATTCAAACCATCCACAGCCCTGAAAAATTCCGTAAAACAATAA
- a CDS encoding ATP-dependent helicase, whose translation MIKFNPGQLLAINHHTQPAAVIAGAGSGKSTVLIERIRNLIETHFVSEQDILAISFTSNTADELKKKLKKMGYVDVNIGTFHAVCGRLLAKENIFVTFDKMIKEWQIEKLFVGSGNEKIDTKDIIGFISYQKNYLRTYTDEFMVKESNYSEIELRRYFKLYEEFKNKNGLHDFDDYMIMCLDMLKKNPNKYTYEFVLVDEHQDSNLVQNLLLKELCKSNNMFCVFDYRQALYTFRGSNPEYCMNFADEWKDSTVINLDINYRSARNIVDKANGFIKRYYGDYEHYSDAIAHNQKDGSIKIYTSANREQEGIRVANQIEKLIAEQGNPKEIAVLYRLNAHSVFVENELKKKDIEYDITNDGSFFKRKEIAGILAYMKLIINPHDDGAFLEMFKLRNQPLAYFPEKLLTEMKKFSGVNDMSMYETLINMKYSDYRQAKSAEQFEGYINRLRLQKDKNISAEHLVENIIKVFQMEEYIVDKYKNKEDREERLESLEVLKTFVKSNSPEKFIAYVSNTKRKNKENCVKLMSIHASKGLEFDNIFVVGVEDKKFPHEKSDLIDEARLFYVGVTRARENLVVSEIGERNRFVEEYIK comes from the coding sequence ATGATTAAGTTTAACCCCGGACAACTTTTAGCCATAAACCACCATACCCAACCCGCAGCCGTTATTGCTGGTGCAGGATCAGGAAAATCAACTGTGTTAATTGAGCGAATTAGAAATTTGATTGAAACTCATTTTGTATCAGAACAAGATATCTTAGCAATTAGCTTTACGAGCAATACTGCTGATGAGCTGAAGAAGAAATTAAAAAAGATGGGATATGTCGATGTTAACATTGGAACATTCCATGCTGTATGTGGAAGATTATTGGCAAAGGAGAATATATTCGTTACGTTCGATAAGATGATTAAGGAATGGCAAATTGAAAAGTTATTCGTTGGTAGTGGGAATGAGAAAATTGACACTAAGGATATCATTGGATTTATTAGTTACCAGAAGAATTATCTCCGAACATATACGGACGAGTTTATGGTCAAGGAAAGTAATTATAGTGAGATTGAACTAAGACGGTATTTTAAGTTGTATGAGGAGTTTAAGAATAAGAATGGACTGCATGATTTCGATGATTACATGATTATGTGCTTAGATATGTTGAAGAAGAATCCAAATAAATATACATATGAGTTTGTTTTAGTGGATGAACACCAGGATTCAAACTTGGTGCAGAATTTATTGCTGAAGGAATTGTGTAAGTCTAATAATATGTTCTGCGTGTTTGATTACCGTCAAGCGCTATACACGTTCCGTGGGTCGAATCCCGAGTATTGTATGAATTTTGCAGATGAATGGAAAGACTCAACTGTTATTAATTTAGACATCAACTACAGATCAGCTAGGAATATTGTCGACAAAGCAAATGGATTTATTAAACGCTACTATGGAGATTATGAACATTATTCTGATGCTATTGCTCATAATCAAAAAGATGGAAGTATTAAAATATATACTTCAGCAAACAGAGAACAAGAAGGAATTAGAGTTGCTAATCAAATTGAAAAGTTAATTGCTGAACAGGGAAATCCAAAAGAAATTGCTGTATTGTATAGACTTAATGCACATTCTGTATTTGTGGAAAATGAATTAAAGAAAAAAGATATTGAATATGATATCACCAATGATGGAAGTTTCTTTAAACGCAAAGAGATTGCAGGAATACTGGCATATATGAAATTGATCATTAATCCACATGATGATGGAGCATTCTTAGAAATGTTCAAATTAAGAAATCAACCATTAGCCTATTTTCCAGAGAAATTGTTAACTGAGATGAAGAAATTTTCTGGAGTAAATGATATGTCAATGTATGAGACATTGATTAATATGAAATATTCTGATTATAGACAAGCAAAGAGCGCTGAACAATTTGAAGGATATATTAACCGTTTGAGATTACAGAAAGATAAAAACATTAGTGCCGAACATTTGGTTGAGAATATAATTAAAGTGTTTCAAATGGAAGAATACATAGTAGATAAATATAAAAATAAAGAAGATAGAGAAGAGCGATTAGAGTCATTAGAAGTGTTAAAGACATTCGTGAAATCAAATAGTCCAGAGAAGTTCATTGCTTATGTGAGTAACACGAAGAGAAAGAATAAAGAAAACTGTGTAAAGTTAATGAGTATTCATGCGAGTAAAGGATTGGAGTTTGATAATATATTTGTGGTTGGAGTAGAGGATAAAAAGTTTCCACACGAGAAAAGTGATCTGATTGATGAAGCAAGATTGTTTTATGTGGGAGTGACAAGAGCTAGAGAGAATTTAGTTGTGAGTGAGATTGGAGAAAGGAATAGATTTGTTGAAGAATATATAAAGTAA
- a CDS encoding tyrosine-type recombinase/integrase — MMNAALNNLVGLHQDTVGEDIQAFLSKYKKKNESTSVIYEKAIRMFFMWYRSKELNELTTDDIIVKNATIIRYQTHLEENTPYSNTTINKFMAPIFSLYEFLETNDYPVKKASVKVDALDVDDNKHGEMNDAEAKLVREFVLTQKKGVEKAALIKLAARTSFRKSAILNLTWGDIKKHKHNDYYEVTVIDKGKKSNTKPISEEFYKELLEIKEQQYYNRYNDNKIFHLSKTTIQSMFKGINEQFNFNDDKGVVFHSLRNVMTGWIEETGGSIEDMREQLNQSGYGSLKHYIHGKDLSNSPSLRIEKEVSDNIFEGLSKEELIMLITSQQGGIVSTLKSGAQKMIDRKESKIN; from the coding sequence ATGATGAACGCAGCATTAAATAATCTGGTTGGATTACATCAAGATACAGTAGGCGAGGATATTCAAGCTTTCTTATCTAAATACAAAAAGAAAAACGAATCAACTTCTGTGATTTATGAGAAGGCAATCAGAATGTTTTTTATGTGGTATAGAAGTAAGGAACTCAACGAACTAACTACTGATGACATCATAGTTAAGAATGCAACAATCATTCGTTATCAAACACACTTAGAAGAAAACACACCATATTCTAATACTACAATTAATAAATTTATGGCCCCGATATTTAGTTTGTATGAGTTCCTTGAAACCAACGATTACCCTGTAAAGAAAGCAAGTGTAAAAGTTGATGCATTAGATGTTGACGATAACAAGCATGGCGAAATGAATGATGCTGAAGCAAAGCTGGTTAGAGAGTTTGTTTTAACTCAAAAGAAGGGAGTTGAAAAGGCCGCACTGATTAAGTTGGCTGCTAGAACAAGTTTTCGCAAAAGCGCCATTCTCAATCTAACTTGGGGTGATATCAAGAAGCATAAACACAATGATTATTACGAAGTCACAGTAATTGATAAAGGCAAGAAGTCAAACACCAAGCCTATTTCTGAAGAGTTTTATAAAGAACTATTAGAAATTAAAGAACAACAGTATTACAACAGATATAACGATAACAAAATATTTCACCTAAGCAAGACAACTATCCAGAGTATGTTTAAAGGAATAAATGAACAATTCAACTTCAACGATGATAAGGGTGTTGTGTTTCACAGTTTGAGAAATGTTATGACAGGATGGATTGAAGAAACTGGTGGATCTATTGAAGACATGAGGGAGCAATTAAATCAAAGTGGTTATGGATCTCTCAAACATTATATTCACGGCAAGGACTTATCCAATAGTCCTAGTTTAAGAATTGAAAAAGAGGTGTCGGATAATATTTTCGAGGGATTGAGTAAAGAAGAACTTATAATGTTAATTACTTCTCAACAAGGCGGTATCGTTTCTACATTGAAATCGGGAGCACAAAAAATGATTGATCGAAAGGAGAGTAAAATTAATTGA